From Ostrinia nubilalis chromosome 25, ilOstNubi1.1, whole genome shotgun sequence, a single genomic window includes:
- the LOC135084240 gene encoding uncharacterized protein LOC135084240, which yields MWVKNAGIEDLAYVPIEKLHQLKFVCGGHFTPESFNAKGTRLKNSAIPTLELSNPILPDEVLTEFPLHVKDSNKENLKTVLYDHSYCIPKKSNPVERVPLTTTTKQLNSTCLGAVDIPDSGISVKTTFEPLPSTSNAPEHMTYKPITHDDKNICHQDAQAEILVHSYKRPKKNIEMKDTSSTFTIKEKMFWRQLQNAKKTIRNIAKSRVNLDKLDSEVLTSLVKDVVQNNKKKSQGKINL from the exons atgtgggttaaaaatgctggcatagaagacttagcatatgtacctattgaaaagttacaccaacttaagtttgtttgtggtgggcacttcactcctgaatccttcaatgccaaaggaactcggctgaagaactcagctattccaacactggaattgagcaatcccatcttgccagatgaagttttgacagagtttcctcttcatgtaaaagactccaataaagaaaacctcaagacag ttctttatgatcattcatattgcattccaaagaagtcaaatccagttgaacgag ttccccttacaactacaactaaacaactaaattcaacatgtttgggagctgtggatataccagattctggtatttctgtgaaaacaacttttgaacctcttccttctacttccaatgcaccagaacatatgacctataaacccattactcatg atgataaaaacatttgccatcaagatgcacaggcagaaatattagtccacagttataaaagacctaagaaaaacattgaaatgaaag acacttcatcaacatttacaattaaagagaagatgttttggcgacagttacaaaatgcaaaaaaaacaataaggaatatagcgaagtcaagagtgaatttagacaagttagattcggaagtgctgacatcgttagtaaaggatgtagtgcagaataacaaaaaaaagtcacaaggaaaaataaatttatga